The following proteins are encoded in a genomic region of Magnolia sinica isolate HGM2019 chromosome 1, MsV1, whole genome shotgun sequence:
- the LOC131239706 gene encoding uncharacterized protein LOC131239706, whose translation MGSMYELMRIIRQGIMTAIPTSYQWVIDIIDRRWTETLEHPLHKAAYYLNPKFHYKRRLHENQDLTMAVHEAFERLFPESTAQADFGNQLLRFRDAGGTFSSALAKASTETMMPCEWWAMYGVDTPALQLLAVRVLAQTVSSSSCERNWSTWSLIHTSKRNRLAYKKLQKLIYCHYNMKLRER comes from the exons GACTGCAATCCCCACTTCATATCAGTGggtgatcgatatcatcgatcgtcGATGGACTGAGACTCTCGAGCATCCACTCCACAAAGCTG catactacctgaatcccaaatttcattataaacgTCGGCTCCATGAGAATCAAGATTTGACGATGGCCGTCCATGAGGCGTTCGAACGATTGTTCCCAGAATCAACAGCGCAAGCAGATTTCGGTAACCAG TTGCTACGGTTTAGGGATGCGGGGGGTACGTTCTCATCTGCACTAGCAAAAGCATCGACTGAAACGATGATGCCAT gtgagtggtgggcgatgtaTGGAGTCGACACGCCCGCACTGCAGTTATTGGCAGTCCGTGTTCTCGCACAGACTGTATCCTCCTCATCGTGTGAGAGGAACtggagcacatggtcactcatacacaccagCAAGAGGAACAGACTAGCATATAAGAAGCTGCAAAAGCTCATTTACTGCcattacaatatgaagttaagagagaggTAG